From the Nonlabens marinus S1-08 genome, one window contains:
- a CDS encoding FAD-dependent oxidoreductase encodes MQQSPKVTIIGAGVSGLCAAIALKNAGITAQIIEAQSSLGGRVQTTLKDNLILDHGFQVLLDSYPAAQKYLDLKTLDLVKFAPGAIIYKGGKSTKVGDPTRDASFLWATAFSSIGSIKDKLKMFSLSRKLKQKSLKSIFEAKEISTLEYLKQEGFSEKIIENFFKPFYAGIFLETELSTSSRMFEFVFKMFSEGSATLPSTGIAAISIQLARQLEEGQIQLNSSASRVQGSKITMDDGTQVHSDYTIIAGQADRLIPNLPISNLQWHEVTVLYFKTNHKGFGKPIIGLVADKGTLTNNFHFLQDLFKGHDNVISVSVVKAHEHEEHELAARVRMELKEYCHIDLGEVIEVKKIKKALPNLRNINYCMESTETQLTDHIYLAGDHLSNGSLNAAMLNGEVAAQAVIDKIEGKVLVG; translated from the coding sequence ATGCAACAATCTCCAAAAGTTACCATTATAGGTGCCGGTGTTAGCGGTTTATGCGCAGCCATCGCTCTTAAAAATGCCGGAATCACGGCACAAATAATTGAGGCTCAATCCAGCCTAGGCGGTAGGGTACAAACTACTTTAAAAGATAATTTAATCTTAGACCATGGATTCCAAGTACTGCTAGACAGCTATCCTGCGGCACAGAAATACCTTGACCTAAAGACGCTTGACCTTGTCAAATTTGCTCCAGGCGCAATTATCTATAAAGGTGGAAAATCCACTAAAGTTGGGGATCCTACAAGAGATGCGAGTTTCCTATGGGCCACTGCATTTTCTAGCATAGGTAGTATTAAGGATAAGTTGAAGATGTTTTCGCTTTCGCGAAAGCTGAAACAAAAAAGTCTGAAATCCATATTTGAAGCTAAGGAAATAAGCACTTTAGAATACCTAAAGCAAGAAGGTTTTTCAGAAAAAATCATAGAAAACTTTTTCAAACCTTTTTATGCTGGAATTTTTTTAGAAACCGAATTATCCACCAGCAGCCGAATGTTTGAATTTGTGTTCAAAATGTTTTCAGAGGGCTCTGCTACACTGCCATCAACGGGAATTGCTGCCATCTCTATACAGTTGGCACGCCAGTTAGAAGAGGGCCAGATTCAATTAAACAGTTCAGCTTCTAGGGTTCAAGGTTCAAAAATTACCATGGATGATGGAACCCAAGTTCATTCAGATTACACAATCATCGCAGGACAAGCAGATCGATTGATTCCTAATTTACCTATATCTAATTTGCAATGGCATGAAGTAACAGTGCTCTATTTCAAAACCAATCATAAAGGGTTTGGCAAACCTATTATAGGTTTAGTAGCTGATAAGGGTACTTTAACTAACAACTTCCATTTTCTACAAGATCTTTTTAAAGGTCATGATAATGTGATCAGCGTTTCAGTGGTAAAAGCGCATGAGCATGAAGAGCATGAGTTGGCAGCAAGAGTGCGTATGGAGCTAAAAGAATACTGCCATATAGATTTAGGGGAAGTGATTGAGGTAAAAAAGATCAAAAAAGCCCTCCCTAATTTGAGAAACATCAATTATTGTATGGAATCTACAGAAACTCAATTAACGGACCATATTTATCTGGCCGGCGATCATTTAAGTAACGGCTCCCTTAACGCTGCAATGCTTAATGGGGAAGTAGCTGCGCAAGCCGTGATCGATAAAATCGAAGGGAAAGTTCTGGTCGGGTGA
- a CDS encoding isopenicillin N synthase family dioxygenase yields MQNIPSVDLADFLSEDPKKKKKFIDEIGKAYEEIGFVALKNHFLSDDLEEKLYTEVEKFFQLPVETKKSYERPELGGQRGYVSFGKEHAKGKKEGDLKEFWHFGQEPSNDAELTETYPENVVVKELPDFNETGMEAYRMLEKTGIYVLRALALHIGLQENYFDHWASNGNSILRPIHYPPITSEPENAVRAGAHGDINLITLLMGASAPGLQVQRRDGQWLDAIAQKDELVINVGDMLQRHTNNKLRSTIHRVVNPPRELWHTHRYSIPFFLHPRSDMKLDCLDECVDDNHPKEYEDITAGEFLHQRLVEIGLIKK; encoded by the coding sequence ATGCAAAATATACCAAGTGTAGATCTCGCTGATTTTTTAAGCGAGGATCCTAAAAAGAAAAAGAAATTTATTGATGAGATAGGAAAAGCCTATGAAGAAATAGGATTTGTGGCGCTTAAAAACCACTTTCTATCTGATGATTTAGAAGAAAAATTATATACTGAGGTGGAGAAGTTCTTTCAACTGCCTGTGGAAACTAAAAAATCTTATGAACGTCCAGAATTAGGTGGACAACGTGGCTATGTATCCTTCGGGAAAGAGCACGCAAAGGGCAAAAAAGAAGGCGACTTGAAAGAGTTCTGGCATTTTGGTCAGGAGCCTAGCAATGATGCTGAATTGACAGAAACTTATCCAGAAAATGTTGTAGTAAAAGAGCTTCCAGATTTTAATGAAACTGGAATGGAGGCCTACCGCATGTTAGAAAAAACAGGTATATACGTGCTACGTGCGCTGGCCTTGCACATAGGACTTCAAGAAAATTATTTTGACCACTGGGCAAGTAATGGAAACTCTATCCTGCGCCCTATTCACTATCCGCCTATTACAAGTGAACCTGAAAATGCCGTTAGAGCTGGAGCACATGGAGACATTAATTTGATTACTTTGTTGATGGGTGCGAGTGCTCCAGGTTTACAAGTACAACGTCGTGATGGGCAGTGGCTGGATGCTATCGCTCAAAAAGACGAATTGGTAATTAATGTAGGTGATATGCTGCAAAGACATACTAATAATAAGTTGAGATCTACCATTCACCGTGTTGTCAACCCACCTAGAGAATTGTGGCACACACACCGATATTCGATACCATTTTTCTTACACCCTAGAAGTGATATGAAGTTAGATTGTCTAGACGAATGTGTAGATGATAATCACCCTAAGGAATATGAAGATATTACTGCTGGCGAATTTTTACACCAACGACTTGTAGAAATTGGCTTGATTAAAAAGTAA
- a CDS encoding alpha-ketoacid dehydrogenase subunit alpha/beta — protein sequence MSSLSIPDSIKQETSIKLFKAMLLPRLVEEKMLILLRQGRISKWFSGIGQEAISIGVTMAMEEEEYILPMHRNLGVFTCRNIPLWKLFAQWQGKTDGFTKGRDRSFHFGTQEYKIIGMISHLGPQLGVADGIALAQKLKKTKKATVVFTGEGGTSEGDFHEALNVASVWDLPVLFCIENNGYGLSTPTSEQYRCKDLADRGIGYGIESHIIDGNNIVEVYSKIKDILEEMREQPRPVLVEFKTFRLRGHEEASGTKYVPDELTAYWEARDPVELMKQALLDKKWISDEDIDRWSQEFKNTINEDLEIAFAKAKPTSSIEQELADVYKPNTIKYPALPEATQNIRFVDAIHEGLKGAMRKHEDLVIMGQDVAEYGGVFKITDGFLEEFSADRVRNTPICESAIVEAGMGLSIAGMKAVVEMQFADFVSSGFNPIVNYLAKSYYRWGQQADVVIRMPCGAGVGAGPFHSQTNESWFYTIPGLKIVYPAFPEDAKGLLAAAIDDPNPVLFFEHKALYRSVYGEVPVEDYGIELGKSRLVREGKDLSIITYGAGVHWACQLNDELMLSIDIIDLRTLVPLDKESIIKSIQKTGKALVLTEDNLTGSIASDIASMIGHDCFEQLDAPVVRVGSIDTPIPFHQDLERRYLPINRLRDAIKSLLEY from the coding sequence ATGTCTTCCTTATCAATCCCAGATTCTATAAAACAAGAAACTTCTATTAAGCTATTCAAAGCAATGCTGTTGCCTCGATTAGTGGAAGAAAAGATGTTGATCTTATTGCGCCAAGGTCGCATTTCTAAATGGTTCTCAGGAATTGGGCAAGAAGCCATCTCTATCGGTGTAACCATGGCCATGGAAGAAGAGGAATACATCCTGCCTATGCATCGCAACTTGGGTGTTTTTACCTGTAGGAACATACCCTTATGGAAGCTGTTTGCTCAATGGCAAGGAAAAACAGATGGGTTTACTAAAGGACGCGATCGCAGTTTTCATTTTGGGACTCAAGAGTATAAGATTATAGGAATGATTTCTCATCTAGGTCCCCAACTAGGTGTTGCTGATGGTATTGCACTAGCACAAAAATTGAAAAAGACTAAAAAAGCAACTGTGGTTTTCACGGGTGAGGGTGGAACCAGTGAAGGTGATTTTCATGAAGCACTCAATGTTGCTAGTGTCTGGGATTTACCTGTACTTTTTTGCATTGAAAATAACGGTTATGGACTTAGTACTCCTACAAGCGAGCAGTACCGCTGTAAAGATCTTGCCGACCGTGGCATAGGCTACGGGATAGAATCCCATATTATAGATGGAAATAATATTGTAGAAGTCTATTCTAAGATCAAAGACATTTTAGAAGAAATGCGGGAACAACCACGACCCGTATTGGTTGAGTTTAAAACTTTTCGCCTGCGTGGTCATGAAGAGGCAAGTGGTACTAAATATGTGCCCGATGAACTTACCGCATATTGGGAAGCGAGAGATCCTGTCGAGCTCATGAAACAAGCACTTTTGGATAAAAAATGGATATCAGATGAAGATATCGATCGATGGTCGCAGGAATTTAAAAATACCATTAATGAAGATTTAGAGATCGCTTTCGCGAAAGCGAAACCCACGTCATCAATTGAACAAGAATTGGCTGACGTTTATAAACCAAACACTATTAAATACCCGGCATTACCTGAAGCCACCCAAAACATACGTTTTGTGGATGCCATTCATGAAGGACTAAAAGGCGCAATGCGCAAGCATGAAGATTTAGTAATTATGGGTCAAGATGTGGCAGAATATGGAGGAGTTTTCAAAATAACGGATGGCTTCTTGGAGGAGTTTAGTGCAGACCGTGTGAGAAACACACCTATATGTGAAAGTGCTATTGTAGAAGCTGGCATGGGACTCAGTATCGCTGGAATGAAAGCGGTAGTAGAGATGCAGTTTGCTGATTTTGTAAGCAGTGGCTTTAACCCCATTGTAAACTATCTCGCAAAATCATATTACCGTTGGGGACAGCAAGCTGACGTTGTCATACGCATGCCATGTGGCGCCGGTGTTGGTGCTGGACCTTTCCACTCCCAGACTAACGAGTCCTGGTTCTATACCATTCCGGGATTGAAAATTGTCTATCCAGCGTTTCCAGAAGATGCTAAAGGTTTACTAGCCGCCGCCATTGACGATCCTAATCCAGTACTGTTTTTTGAACACAAAGCCTTGTATAGATCTGTATATGGAGAAGTTCCAGTGGAAGATTATGGGATTGAGTTGGGTAAATCACGACTTGTCAGAGAAGGAAAAGATCTTAGCATTATAACTTACGGTGCAGGAGTCCATTGGGCATGTCAGTTAAACGATGAACTAATGTTAAGTATTGACATTATCGACTTGCGAACTTTAGTACCCTTAGATAAAGAATCCATTATAAAAAGCATTCAAAAAACAGGAAAAGCATTGGTGTTGACTGAGGATAATTTGACAGGAAGCATCGCTAGCGATATTGCATCAATGATAGGTCACGACTGCTTTGAGCAGTTAGACGCACCTGTGGTAAGAGTAGGAAGTATAGATACACCTATACCATTTCACCAAGATTTAGAGCGTAGGTATCTACCCATAAATAGACTTAGAGATGCGATAAAAAGTTTGCTAGAATATTAG
- a CDS encoding NAD(P)/FAD-dependent oxidoreductase, which translates to MDTNFDIIIAGGGLSGLWAAIELGGSYNVLMLDLDTYPRHKMCGEYLSAEISDLLQSKGINLSKLSDVHIDNFQISLHNGKRISSRLPLGGYGISRFYLDNELFKKASETCTIKKERVVEIYDDQEIQKVITNESSYTCKQVIVATGKRSQLDRQLKREFMQTKSEWLAVKMHYDYEFPTDRVELHNFDGGYAGLSKTESGAVNLCYLTSFRSFKRYKDVAVFQEKVLSANPHLKVFFEKAVPLWKKPITISQISFGAKKQGAHQLLFIGDCAGLIHPLCGNGMAMAIHSAHIAVSAIDEYLNGRLNRKQMIQRYNKNWRSTFSSRMLMGRCMQAILIHPGITRVMYNILHRLPFLMPKIIKKTHGKPVQS; encoded by the coding sequence GTGGATACAAACTTTGATATTATCATAGCAGGCGGTGGACTTTCTGGTCTTTGGGCTGCCATAGAACTCGGCGGGAGTTATAATGTTTTAATGCTTGATCTTGATACGTACCCCAGACACAAAATGTGTGGCGAGTATCTTAGCGCAGAAATCTCCGATTTATTACAATCTAAAGGCATCAACCTGAGCAAATTATCGGACGTTCACATTGATAACTTTCAAATTTCATTACACAACGGCAAACGCATTTCAAGTAGACTTCCTTTGGGTGGTTATGGTATTTCTAGGTTTTATTTGGATAACGAACTTTTCAAAAAAGCAAGTGAGACTTGCACTATTAAAAAAGAACGAGTCGTAGAAATTTACGATGATCAAGAAATTCAAAAAGTAATTACAAATGAGTCTTCCTATACCTGTAAACAAGTAATTGTTGCCACAGGAAAACGCTCTCAACTGGACCGCCAGTTGAAAAGAGAGTTCATGCAAACCAAATCAGAATGGCTAGCGGTGAAGATGCACTATGATTATGAATTCCCTACAGATCGCGTAGAGTTACATAATTTTGACGGTGGTTATGCTGGTCTTTCTAAAACCGAATCTGGAGCGGTCAATTTATGTTATCTGACTAGTTTTAGATCCTTCAAGCGTTACAAGGATGTCGCCGTTTTTCAAGAAAAAGTTTTGAGTGCTAACCCTCACCTCAAAGTTTTTTTTGAGAAAGCAGTTCCCTTATGGAAAAAGCCGATTACCATATCGCAAATTTCTTTCGGAGCTAAAAAGCAAGGCGCACACCAACTTTTATTTATTGGAGATTGTGCGGGATTAATACATCCCTTATGTGGAAACGGTATGGCCATGGCAATACATAGCGCACACATCGCTGTTAGTGCTATTGATGAGTACTTAAACGGACGTCTCAACAGGAAACAGATGATCCAGCGATACAATAAAAACTGGCGTTCTACTTTTAGCTCACGCATGCTCATGGGACGCTGCATGCAAGCGATTTTAATACATCCAGGAATTACTCGAGTAATGTATAATATATTACACCGACTCCCTTTCTTGATGCCTAAGATTATCAAAAAAACCCACGGTAAACCAGTTCAGTCTTGA
- a CDS encoding methyltransferase domain-containing protein, whose product MRFQSHRRNTEAEWMDDPLLDPIILDQAVADINTVNHLLGGYKFTKAAVQQVINENPQESYKIIDFGCSDGAMLRYLAQELPQEQLDLLGVDLSPRSIQQAQEKSRDFERIRFRESDIFKTPVQDLKCDILLVTLTLHHFAEEEVLRFLKRFQEMAGIAIIINDLHRSPIAYNFFKIFSPIFIKNEISMHDGLISIASGFKRSDFKRYAKQLEIINDRLTWKWSFRFIWIIPTHERNN is encoded by the coding sequence TTGAGATTTCAGTCCCATCGCCGCAATACGGAAGCCGAATGGATGGATGATCCATTACTAGACCCCATAATTTTAGATCAGGCGGTAGCAGACATCAACACGGTAAATCACCTATTAGGCGGCTACAAATTCACAAAGGCGGCTGTCCAACAAGTAATTAATGAAAACCCACAGGAATCGTATAAGATCATCGATTTTGGCTGTAGTGATGGCGCGATGCTCCGGTATTTAGCACAGGAATTACCGCAAGAGCAACTGGATCTATTGGGAGTGGATTTAAGCCCTAGATCGATCCAACAAGCTCAAGAAAAGAGCAGGGATTTTGAACGTATTCGCTTTCGCGAAAGCGATATTTTCAAAACACCCGTGCAAGATTTGAAGTGTGACATACTTTTAGTGACATTGACACTACATCATTTTGCGGAAGAAGAGGTATTGAGGTTTCTAAAACGATTTCAAGAAATGGCAGGTATAGCAATCATCATCAATGACTTGCATAGAAGCCCAATTGCCTATAACTTCTTTAAAATATTTAGTCCTATTTTTATAAAGAATGAGATTTCCATGCATGATGGATTAATCTCCATTGCCTCTGGTTTTAAGCGATCTGATTTTAAGCGATACGCAAAACAACTGGAGATCATTAATGACCGATTGACATGGAAGTGGTCGTTCCGTTTTATCTGGATCATACCCACACATGAGCGTAACAATTAA